In a single window of the Bacteroidia bacterium genome:
- a CDS encoding RHS repeat-associated core domain-containing protein, producing MNTYIQHRLILFVLMFLLAGISFSSIQAQSQYYLTDTSIINKTDLLSADSINFIVSSVTVPNGCGYARGNGTFDVRFATDDDYEFGSTSFSYYTIVTIFGYDALNNILFQKVETLALSQTQPEVLMHVDFSDVAGIVDHFKVEYTSCSGCSSSYWATWVKLTAWYIIDLHWLAMSANELVSGLSVDMNQTNTNRVRFSWSSDCPYSDYEFQLLKMYDTTSTDRVNEDEVDAWVDWNKALTIETQSNQTFLDLTLTEGTGYYIWRVRPISTQYPGGKADSRNYGSWSHHIAQGTLYNFTDNTSVDDIFFYNQFNEDINWIYSRVFSEGGAATKSPFKLKETISFANGLQQMEQDQVHLESADTVMVKATVYDYAGRPALTSLPVPVSTNSLEYVQDLLKERHSDSLYSARHFDSDSTWFAPKQTVDSIGFYTYYSENNSDVYVPDAEKYPFSRTLYQGGTGRVIQQSNPGAIHTVRKNDSHTIKTYYTGVADNELVRVMANEAPAGNSVYKEIVTDPNNSTSVKYYENDGKLIATCLAVNPYRNAALESLSSQADANFSVNFATNGNTQNGNLITAQGAFILFDNDSTTVDVNYTITPQRLENDCDTTICRTCDYVVRLRVINTDLDSVITADTLEILHPDSCQTTKTITHSFKLPAGSYLLQKEVTVMNSDSQGNLFMTSDVHDLFTADSLLIRDSVEYYIHLLDSLGVDSFYYTFGVNVNAYLFPDKDLHDSTIILPVNSCFSIPIPVMACPNIPCDVENTTAEQAELFMTYFSSYNDTVITNHDTYLGFFGSHYTWNTFATMVDNMLQDGYDCEAIWNCWRGVVYSYGQYQTISGSDSSNNHQLNLVSEFLACTGYHFNSTDTSQTAVYPHAYEWVYYNPAIESHTACKEAINQLVCADTTSCANCLTRADDDFTCWGTGTTLNHYLELLNNCIGSQSNYFFDDCADCFTFTLDYFSNPANTQDVIDSIAQANMDKCRERCDQRRAGFESNVVQLIHDQQDYIEGDWHQLAADTTFGLHYIFDYSTSHDPDIFDKSKSQVQCLTNALVDYCMEGCELTKVGDSWGDSTQWAHFQRSFNGMYDLSFNGGTGWDTVSTNGIRSEIMSATDVTDTTYGKFLKVWDKVDGGGNTETLSSVIQTKDKGLLLIGTSNTVDTIGNKDGLPAVNEDYWIVKKDSSGAKEWGIDIQAADKDFLKCAIQTCDEGYLLAGTSRSDSVPGYSKLSRAIGYDDFWIIKLDKSGNRIWDKTYGGTDNDDLKAIVELPDKSIMLCGSSFSDSSGNKTTHNRKNGIYSTSDYWVIKVSSLGEIIWDKTYGGYGSDVLTDAILTGDNNVLLCGYTNSPLCDTCSLTSSYVTDTLANNSTDYWLVKIDKNGNVLWNEVLGGNNDDFAWSVTETPDWNIIIAGSSYSTQGYGDHNAANYSESDLWLVRTNPFGQYQYDRTFGSDVHEAKEGADIMRARSGNYYLMTTAEVITINDTTSTRHATGSLASKIMWSVIVDDSLNYIYDIALQGLGYLNPITFSNNGTSVIQTFDRDIVFGGYSNDTIGNQKSAKAFNLSNDYWTLKYKYVCKDQTICIKWKPFPVISDTLDGFVDIQPMNCEQAIISDIKNMILIQANDFIESHRLELIQEYQNKCTLAASLNDSYTAQYNLAYHHYTLYYYDRAGHLIKTVPPAAIDLTQTYSRSDTTVYPLATTYQYNSLGQLIEQKTPDAGETKFYYNSMGLLRFSQSAQQTIDEKFSYTKYDNNFRVIESGEGADGNGFMDQAHLDDNTWPSASHCKQQVYTVYTTPGFNIHYLDGSSQHNLLNRISYTYTADSVYTWYSYDPHGNVEWLIQELPYLGKQYIGYDYDLVNGNVLKVKYNEGKIDQFFHRYTYDADNRIVLTETSVDGNIWDKDAQYSYFLHGPLRRTLLGEDKVQGTDYTYTLQGWLKSINQTSLIPSLDPGFDARNGAANENVAQDAFAMQLEYFNSDFTRTNSFMTINDASTYTGYDGLYNGNIAAWTYQHKTNNNLNYNGLQGDRFHYDELNRLLTSQWYDNSLSTTGTYETRYLYDPNGNINSLLRFDENGNTFDDFTYNYNNNTNQVNSVIENISGMYTTDLQKSLEQLIYDANGNLISSPNNDDEIDTIYWTAFGKIKKIVRTSNSEKDRLEYFYDAAGNRVIKKVTDFNDNVFKTFYIRDAQGNIMAVYEDSTDYNYELIKYKLKEQPIYGSSRLGTRTSDLLVKTYDWHHNEVLETDYSEIKSEKIRLGTTANYSTFIIPNIDDVSSANLSLMSFKSNVVIPLQSPKTGIKYVNFSGATPTYPNVSFLSTGLNPGALAAGEDRYGNVWFDGVTFQTINSMFDVTVLRDRSNNIINNCYSIPSSFKNEAMAMQTPDSAGQFYLFTLRGKPYCTTIDLTNTTAPEARNINFFNNSYFGRTMALLADYRPGYLSYLYLRSYNSDSTSIWAFPVYPDSVGTGRILKKQFSKDNAGVSQIRVSPDGTMLAVADKENGTGSYLRGTIYIYSLNATHDTLSTAIDSVRLPNAKFCKSFDFSPENKYIYFTEINQGMGTPVKIKRHLINNFTGNAVSLANATGEVRRSKNGKIYVTPGGTKNQYIITNPDAATPTCTLTQTMTDANWKYANFMMNQPVCFYTKEENLFTRNVNKKQYELTDHLGNVRIVLSDVKEYGDTVGGPNSFTVNDLTTNNYMPFGFPTPGRNYFGATTYRFGFNGKEKDDEITGSTGSNLDFGARIYDSRIARWLTIDPLSFNYPFLSPYQYCANNPIIFVDPDGKKIKPTNETTTEVFQEKNSSYKRVLGIVEEDGVYSATEKYSDQDEFRTALKLGDVKMTENQINEAWDYYGLLSTREIIEVTCTQYAESNSDQTTGNIGNQNDPSHLGKGGLLTDSDKRNHYARLLKKEGVLTKRLNDALYDGKPINDEDISAEVLVDKRGKGWAFFKNNGQNKSVKGEVLIDATGKSKRRIGTDIIKKTKEAVSND from the coding sequence ATGAATACATATATTCAACATCGGCTGATACTTTTTGTATTGATGTTTTTATTAGCAGGAATTTCATTTTCTTCAATACAAGCCCAATCTCAATATTATTTAACCGATACATCTATTATTAATAAAACTGATTTGCTAAGTGCAGATAGTATTAATTTTATTGTATCATCAGTAACCGTACCAAATGGATGTGGTTATGCTAGAGGAAATGGCACCTTTGATGTGCGATTTGCTACAGATGATGATTATGAATTCGGCTCAACTTCTTTTAGCTATTACACAATTGTTACGATTTTTGGATATGATGCTCTTAACAATATTTTATTTCAGAAGGTTGAAACACTTGCTTTGTCACAAACTCAGCCCGAAGTACTAATGCATGTCGATTTTAGCGATGTTGCAGGAATTGTAGACCATTTTAAAGTAGAATATACGAGTTGCTCTGGTTGCTCAAGTTCTTATTGGGCTACTTGGGTAAAATTAACAGCATGGTATATAATCGATCTTCATTGGTTAGCGATGTCTGCAAATGAACTTGTTTCAGGATTATCTGTTGACATGAATCAAACTAACACAAACAGGGTGCGATTTAGTTGGTCATCGGATTGTCCTTATTCGGATTATGAATTTCAGTTGCTAAAAATGTACGATACTACCAGTACTGATCGTGTGAATGAAGACGAGGTAGATGCATGGGTAGATTGGAATAAAGCACTTACCATAGAAACACAATCAAATCAAACTTTTCTTGATCTCACACTTACTGAAGGAACAGGTTACTATATTTGGAGAGTAAGACCAATAAGCACACAATATCCGGGTGGTAAAGCTGATTCCAGAAATTATGGAAGTTGGTCGCACCATATTGCACAGGGAACACTTTATAATTTTACTGATAACACAAGTGTTGATGATATCTTTTTTTACAATCAATTTAATGAAGATATAAACTGGATTTATAGCCGTGTTTTTTCTGAAGGTGGAGCTGCTACAAAGAGTCCTTTTAAGCTAAAAGAAACAATTTCGTTTGCCAATGGTCTTCAGCAGATGGAACAAGATCAGGTTCATCTCGAAAGTGCCGACACTGTAATGGTAAAAGCTACTGTATATGACTATGCGGGTAGACCAGCTTTAACTTCTTTACCGGTTCCGGTCTCAACAAATTCTTTGGAATATGTTCAGGATTTATTAAAAGAACGACATTCCGATTCTTTGTATTCTGCCAGACATTTTGATTCTGATTCTACATGGTTTGCCCCAAAACAAACAGTTGATAGTATTGGTTTTTATACTTATTATTCTGAAAATAACAGCGATGTTTATGTTCCCGATGCTGAAAAATATCCTTTTTCCCGAACACTTTATCAGGGAGGTACCGGACGGGTAATACAACAAAGTAATCCTGGAGCAATTCATACAGTTCGTAAGAATGACTCACATACTATCAAAACATATTATACAGGTGTTGCCGATAATGAGTTGGTTCGTGTTATGGCAAATGAAGCCCCTGCCGGAAATTCCGTGTATAAGGAGATTGTAACCGATCCAAATAATTCAACCTCGGTAAAATATTATGAGAATGATGGAAAATTAATAGCTACCTGTCTGGCTGTAAACCCCTACCGCAATGCAGCACTTGAATCTCTTTCTTCGCAGGCAGATGCTAATTTTTCAGTAAACTTTGCTACTAATGGTAATACACAAAACGGAAATTTAATTACAGCTCAGGGTGCTTTTATTTTATTTGATAATGATAGTACAACTGTTGATGTAAATTACACAATAACTCCCCAGAGATTAGAAAATGATTGTGATACAACCATTTGTCGTACTTGCGATTATGTGGTTAGGCTCAGAGTTATAAATACAGATCTGGATTCTGTGATAACAGCTGATACTTTGGAAATACTTCATCCAGATAGTTGCCAAACAACCAAAACTATTACTCATTCATTTAAACTTCCAGCCGGTTCTTATCTATTACAAAAAGAAGTTACAGTAATGAATTCAGACAGTCAGGGGAATTTGTTTATGACTAGCGATGTCCATGATTTATTTACTGCTGATTCATTATTGATTCGTGATTCAGTTGAATATTATATTCATTTGCTTGATTCTTTAGGTGTTGATAGTTTTTATTATACTTTTGGTGTTAATGTGAACGCATATCTTTTTCCAGATAAAGATCTTCATGATTCAACTATAATACTTCCTGTAAATTCTTGTTTCTCAATACCAATTCCCGTTATGGCCTGCCCTAATATTCCATGCGATGTTGAAAATACAACAGCAGAACAGGCAGAACTTTTCATGACCTATTTTTCATCTTATAATGATACAGTTATTACAAATCATGACACTTATCTAGGATTTTTTGGAAGTCATTATACATGGAATACATTTGCGACAATGGTTGATAATATGCTACAGGATGGTTATGATTGTGAAGCTATATGGAATTGTTGGAGAGGAGTTGTATATAGTTATGGACAATACCAAACAATATCGGGAAGTGATTCTTCTAATAATCATCAACTCAATTTAGTAAGTGAATTTCTTGCTTGTACAGGTTATCATTTTAACTCTACAGATACAAGTCAGACAGCAGTATATCCTCATGCATATGAATGGGTTTATTATAATCCTGCTATCGAATCTCATACTGCTTGTAAGGAAGCCATTAATCAATTAGTTTGCGCTGACACTACTTCATGTGCAAATTGTCTTACACGGGCAGATGATGATTTTACTTGTTGGGGTACAGGTACTACATTAAATCATTATCTTGAACTTTTAAATAACTGTATTGGCAGTCAGTCTAATTACTTTTTCGATGATTGTGCCGATTGTTTTACATTTACACTGGATTATTTTAGCAATCCTGCAAATACTCAGGATGTAATAGATTCCATTGCACAAGCAAATATGGATAAGTGCAGGGAACGATGCGATCAACGTCGTGCCGGTTTTGAATCAAATGTGGTGCAACTGATACACGACCAACAGGATTATATAGAAGGTGACTGGCATCAGTTAGCAGCCGATACTACTTTTGGGCTACATTATATTTTTGATTATTCAACATCTCATGACCCTGATATTTTTGATAAATCCAAATCACAGGTACAATGCTTAACAAATGCTTTGGTTGATTATTGCATGGAAGGGTGTGAACTAACAAAAGTTGGTGATTCTTGGGGTGACTCAACTCAATGGGCGCATTTTCAACGGTCTTTTAACGGCATGTACGATTTGTCATTTAATGGTGGCACTGGATGGGATACTGTGTCAACCAACGGAATAAGAAGTGAGATTATGAGTGCCACTGATGTTACAGATACTACTTATGGTAAATTTCTAAAAGTATGGGATAAAGTTGATGGTGGAGGAAATACGGAAACACTCAGTTCAGTTATTCAAACTAAGGATAAAGGATTATTACTAATCGGTACTTCTAATACAGTTGATACTATCGGGAACAAAGATGGTTTACCAGCTGTTAATGAAGATTACTGGATTGTTAAAAAAGATAGTTCTGGGGCAAAAGAATGGGGTATTGATATCCAGGCAGCTGATAAAGATTTTTTGAAATGTGCTATTCAGACTTGCGATGAAGGTTATTTGTTAGCAGGTACATCAAGGTCTGATTCGGTTCCAGGGTATTCCAAATTGTCAAGAGCTATCGGATATGACGATTTTTGGATAATTAAATTGGATAAAAGTGGAAATAGAATTTGGGATAAAACCTACGGTGGTACTGACAATGACGACTTGAAAGCCATTGTCGAATTACCTGATAAATCTATAATGTTATGCGGATCTTCTTTTTCCGATAGTTCGGGAAATAAAACGACTCATAATCGTAAAAATGGTATATATAGCACCAGTGATTATTGGGTAATTAAAGTAAGTTCATTAGGTGAAATAATTTGGGATAAAACCTATGGAGGCTATGGTTCAGATGTGTTAACAGATGCCATATTAACAGGAGATAACAATGTGTTGTTATGTGGATATACAAACTCTCCATTATGCGATACTTGTTCGCTCACTTCCAGCTATGTGACCGATACTCTTGCGAATAATTCAACCGACTACTGGCTTGTTAAAATTGATAAGAATGGAAATGTATTATGGAATGAAGTGTTAGGAGGAAATAACGATGATTTTGCATGGTCAGTTACCGAAACACCCGATTGGAACATTATTATTGCAGGTAGTTCTTATTCAACTCAGGGATATGGCGACCATAATGCAGCAAATTATAGTGAATCTGACCTTTGGCTGGTACGGACTAATCCTTTCGGACAATACCAGTATGATCGCACATTCGGCTCAGATGTTCATGAAGCAAAAGAAGGTGCAGATATTATGAGAGCTCGTTCAGGGAATTATTATTTAATGACAACAGCTGAGGTTATTACAATTAATGATACAACTTCAACGCGCCATGCAACCGGAAGTCTTGCAAGCAAAATAATGTGGTCAGTGATAGTGGATGATTCATTAAATTATATTTATGATATAGCTTTGCAGGGACTGGGATATCTTAATCCAATAACATTTAGTAATAATGGTACATCAGTAATACAAACATTTGACAGGGATATTGTTTTCGGAGGATATTCAAATGATACAATAGGAAATCAGAAAAGTGCAAAAGCATTTAATTTATCAAACGATTACTGGACATTAAAATATAAATATGTTTGTAAAGACCAGACTATTTGTATTAAATGGAAACCATTCCCTGTAATTTCAGATACTCTGGATGGTTTTGTTGATATACAACCTATGAATTGTGAACAGGCTATTATATCTGACATAAAAAATATGATACTTATACAGGCTAATGATTTTATAGAATCACACCGTCTGGAATTAATTCAGGAATATCAGAATAAATGTACGCTGGCTGCATCTCTTAATGATTCTTATACTGCACAATACAATCTCGCTTACCACCACTATACACTCTACTATTATGACAGGGCTGGTCATTTGATTAAAACCGTACCTCCTGCTGCGATTGATTTAACTCAAACTTATTCAAGAAGTGATACTACTGTTTATCCACTTGCAACAACGTATCAATATAACAGTTTGGGACAACTTATAGAGCAAAAAACACCTGATGCCGGTGAAACAAAGTTTTATTATAACAGCATGGGTTTATTGCGATTCTCGCAAAGTGCACAACAGACTATTGATGAAAAATTCTCTTATACCAAATATGATAATAATTTCCGGGTAATTGAATCTGGTGAAGGAGCTGACGGAAATGGTTTTATGGATCAAGCCCATTTAGATGATAATACCTGGCCTTCAGCAAGTCATTGCAAACAACAGGTATATACTGTTTATACTACTCCTGGTTTTAATATTCATTATCTGGATGGTTCTTCTCAACATAATTTGCTTAACCGGATAAGTTATACCTATACTGCTGATTCAGTTTACACATGGTACAGTTACGATCCTCACGGGAACGTTGAATGGCTTATTCAGGAGTTGCCATATCTGGGAAAACAATATATTGGATACGATTACGATTTGGTAAATGGCAATGTGTTAAAAGTAAAATATAATGAAGGTAAAATCGATCAGTTTTTCCATCGGTATACATATGATGCTGATAACAGGATTGTATTAACTGAAACATCCGTTGACGGAAATATCTGGGATAAAGATGCTCAGTACAGTTATTTTCTTCACGGTCCGTTAAGGCGTACTTTGCTGGGTGAAGACAAAGTTCAGGGAACTGATTACACATATACTTTACAGGGGTGGCTTAAATCGATTAATCAAACTTCTCTTATACCTTCACTTGATCCGGGATTTGATGCCCGTAATGGTGCTGCAAATGAAAATGTGGCACAAGATGCTTTTGCTATGCAATTAGAATATTTTAACAGCGACTTTACACGTACTAATTCTTTTATGACAATAAACGATGCGTCTACTTACACGGGGTACGATGGCTTATATAACGGCAACATAGCAGCCTGGACTTATCAGCATAAGACAAATAATAATTTGAATTATAATGGTCTACAGGGTGATAGATTTCATTACGATGAACTGAACAGATTGCTGACAAGCCAGTGGTATGATAATAGTTTAAGTACTACCGGCACTTATGAAACTCGTTATTTATATGACCCGAACGGGAATATAAATTCGCTTTTACGTTTTGATGAAAATGGAAATACTTTCGATGATTTTACATATAACTATAACAATAACACTAATCAGGTAAATTCTGTTATTGAGAATATTTCAGGTATGTATACCACTGATCTTCAAAAATCTTTGGAACAATTAATATATGATGCTAATGGAAATCTTATTTCAAGCCCGAACAATGATGATGAGATTGATACTATTTACTGGACAGCTTTTGGAAAAATCAAGAAAATAGTTCGTACTTCTAATTCCGAAAAAGACCGACTTGAATATTTTTATGATGCAGCAGGAAACAGGGTAATAAAGAAAGTAACTGATTTTAATGATAATGTTTTTAAAACATTTTATATACGGGATGCACAGGGAAATATTATGGCTGTATATGAAGATAGCACGGATTATAATTACGAGCTTATAAAGTACAAGCTAAAGGAACAACCAATATACGGAAGTAGCCGTTTAGGAACTCGAACATCGGATTTGTTGGTTAAAACTTATGACTGGCATCATAATGAGGTATTAGAAACAGATTACTCTGAAATAAAATCAGAAAAAATAAGACTTGGAACTACTGCAAATTATTCAACTTTTATTATTCCCAATATTGATGATGTAAGCAGTGCAAATCTTTCGCTTATGTCGTTTAAATCTAATGTTGTTATACCTCTTCAGTCTCCAAAAACAGGAATTAAATATGTAAACTTCAGTGGTGCAACTCCAACGTATCCAAACGTTAGCTTTTTATCAACCGGTTTAAATCCGGGCGCACTTGCAGCAGGCGAAGACCGATACGGAAATGTTTGGTTTGACGGAGTAACATTTCAAACGATTAACAGTATGTTTGATGTAACTGTTTTGCGTGACCGTTCAAATAACATAATTAATAATTGCTACAGTATTCCTTCTTCATTTAAAAATGAAGCTATGGCTATGCAAACGCCCGACTCGGCAGGACAGTTTTATCTTTTTACTTTAAGAGGAAAGCCCTATTGCACAACCATCGATCTTACCAACACAACAGCACCCGAGGCACGGAATATTAATTTCTTTAACAACTCTTATTTTGGTCGTACTATGGCACTTTTGGCAGATTATCGTCCCGGTTACCTTAGTTATTTATATTTGCGAAGCTACAATAGCGACTCAACAAGTATATGGGCGTTTCCTGTGTATCCCGACAGTGTGGGAACAGGAAGGATTCTTAAAAAGCAATTCTCAAAAGATAACGCTGGCGTAAGCCAGATAAGGGTATCGCCCGATGGCACTATGCTGGCTGTAGCCGACAAAGAAAACGGAACAGGCAGTTATTTGCGTGGAACCATTTATATCTATAGCCTTAATGCAACCCACGACACTTTATCGACTGCTATTGATTCGGTAAGGTTACCCAATGCCAAATTCTGCAAAAGTTTTGATTTTTCGCCTGAAAATAAGTACATTTACTTCACCGAAATAAATCAGGGAATGGGTACTCCTGTAAAAATAAAACGCCACCTTATAAATAATTTCACAGGCAATGCTGTATCTCTTGCAAATGCAACGGGAGAAGTAAGGCGTAGTAAAAACGGGAAAATATATGTTACTCCGGGTGGTACAAAAAATCAATATATTATAACCAACCCAGATGCTGCTACACCAACATGCACTCTTACCCAAACAATGACCGATGCCAACTGGAAATATGCTAATTTTATGATGAACCAACCGGTTTGCTTTTATACTAAGGAAGAGAACCTGTTTACACGAAATGTAAATAAAAAACAATACGAATTAACCGACCATTTGGGTAATGTGCGCATTGTTTTGAGCGATGTAAAAGAATATGGCGATACTGTTGGTGGTCCCAATAGTTTTACTGTTAACGATCTAACAACAAATAACTACATGCCATTTGGTTTCCCTACTCCGGGTAGAAATTATTTTGGAGCAACAACTTACAGGTTCGGATTTAACGGCAAAGAAAAGGATGACGAGATTACTGGCTCAACAGGAAGTAATTTAGATTTTGGAGCAAGAATTTATGATAGTAGGATTGCAAGGTGGTTGACTATTGACCCATTATCATTTAATTACCCGTTTTTAAGTCCATACCAGTATTGTGCAAATAATCCAATTATTTTTGTGGACCCAGATGGTAAAAAAATTAAACCTACTAATGAAACTACAACAGAAGTTTTCCAAGAAAAGAACAGCTCATACAAAAGGGTATTAGGTATTGTTGAAGAAGATGGTGTATATTCAGCAACTGAAAAATATAGTGACCAAGATGAATTTAGAACTGCACTTAAGTTGGGAGATGTTAAGATGACTGAAAATCAAATAAATGAAGCTTGGGATTATTATGGATTACTCTCAACAAGAGAAATTATAGAGGTTACATGTACTCAGTATGCAGAATCTAATTCTGATCAGACTACTGGAAATATTGGTAATCAAAATGACCCATCACATCTTGGTAAAGGAGGTTTATTGACTGATTCAGATAAAAGAAATCATTATGCAAGACTATTGAAAAAAGAGGGTGTATTAACCAAGAGATTAAATGATGCATTATATGATGGGAAACCTATAAATGACGAAGATATTTCAGCAGAAGTTTTAGTTGATAAAAGAGGAAAAGGATGGGCATTTTTTAAAAATAATGGACAAAATAAATCAGTTAAGGGAGAAGTTCTTATTGATGCAACTGGAAAGAGTAAAAGAAGAATAGGAACAGATATTATTAAAAAAACTAAAGAAGCAGTTTCAAATGATTAG